The proteins below come from a single Eucalyptus grandis isolate ANBG69807.140 chromosome 3, ASM1654582v1, whole genome shotgun sequence genomic window:
- the LOC104436630 gene encoding auxin-responsive protein IAA23 — MPSSTETADGSSDSNASGMDTELTLGLSRVGSCKAGITGAKRAYARTIGLGLGSGTGKQSGDTEVDAAENSAASQVSSAGKVPASKAQVVGWPPVRSFRQKTLESCKYVKVAVDGAPYLRKVDLRTYNSYDELLKALEGMFNCFTVNGNFLEGSKVMDPATRMEYVPTYEDGDGDWMLAGDVPWKMFAESCKRIRLMKSSDAAGIAPRTPTCRG; from the exons ATGCCATCATCGACGGAAACAGCCGACGGGTCGTCTGACTCCAACGCTAGCGGCATGGACACGGAACTGACCTTGGGGCTGTCCAGGGTCGGCAGCTGCAAGGCGGGGATCACCGGGGCGAAGAGGGCGTACGCCAGAACCATCGGTCTTGGCCTCGGAAGCGGCACCGGCAAGCAAAGTGGGGATACCGAGGTTGATGCAGCCGAGAATTCTGCAGCCTCGCAGGTGTCTAGTGCCGGAAAAGTCCCAGCATCCAA GGCACAAGTCGTGGGGTGGCCACCGGTGAGATCATTCAGGCAGAAGACATTGGAGAGCTGCAAATATGTCAAGGTGGCGGTGGATGGAGCTCCGTATCTGCGCAAAGTCGACCTTCGGACATACAACAGCTACGATGAGCTCTTGAAGGCATTGGAGGGCATGTTCAATTGCTTCACTGTCAACG GTAATTTTTTGGAAGGGAGCAAGGTAATGGATCCGGCCACGAGAATGGAGTATGTGCCCACATACGAGGACGGCGACGGTGATTGGATGCTAGCCGGTGACGTCCCTTGGAA AATGTTTGCTGAGTCGTGTAAGCGCATTCGGTTGATGAAGAGCTCGGATGCAGCTGGGATTG CTCCAAGAACTCCAACATGTAGGGGCTGA
- the LOC104436631 gene encoding tudor domain-containing protein 3 translates to MELSSSSAPAPAPPAPPAPAPAPAPAPAPSSSSSAVAAAASLTYSSSEAALVERLRQRGWSFDNAAHVRAVIMIQRALIDDPSDAAALAVAVESDLLNTDLRSVGSRTLPDRKASHLHGPMVLQISAVRDIARSSIDEASKSSGGNRMLRLTLTDGHSEMTAIEYAHIPSLPDDVVPGTKVRLEKKVAVYSGILCLTPTTLTVLGGVVQSLFDEWQMNRKYSGFSRDSLKLSQQSDAGGPPPFEKLQIRASARQSTHQRRYSNNPETSNGKKFEGRESLMPLENRSVVGQKNLEIKEDVVGNSSGTTPPTGKDEEKPTRSESRPKEVADSAPVQNQAAAQKLLRKMNQQGMQNQHFKGRRNRGKGKEEEAPVFTLNEWQQRNAVPKQPNMIHDEELAWQLQNQFDLEDAHHVLEGPNETEAERIRRNMFSYERDDDRNHSGGYGGGRRGRGRGRGRGRSRGRGRRG, encoded by the exons ATGGAACTGAGCTCGTCCTCCGCTCCCGCTCCCgctcctcctgctcctcctgCTCCCGCTCCCGCTCCCGCTCCCGCTCCTgctccgtcgtcgtcgtcgtcggcggtggcggcggcggcgtcgttGACGTATTCTTCTTCGGAAGCCGCGCTGGTGGAGAGGCTCCGGCAGCGCGGATGGTCCTTCGACAACGCGGCCCACGTCCGGGCCGTCATCATGATCCAGCGCGCCCTCATCGACGATCCCTCCGACGCGGccgccctcgccgtcgccgtcgaaTCGGACCTCCTCAACACCGACCTGCGGTCCGTCGGGTCCCGGACCCTCCCCGACCGCAAGGCCTCGCACCTCCACGGCCCCATGGTCCTCCAG ATATCTGCGGTGAGGGACATTGCGAGAAGTAGTATTGACGAGGCCTCAAAGAGCTCTGGTGGTAATCGGATGCTGAGATTGACGCTGACGGACGGTCACAGCGAGATGACCGCAATTGAGTATGCTCATATTCCATCGCTTCCCGATGATGTCGTTCCCGGTACTAAG GTGCGGCTGGAAAAGAAAGTTGCAGTATACAGTGGGATTCTGTGTCTAACTCCAACAACATTAACTGTCTTAGGTGGTGTTGTTCAGTCTCTATTTGACGAGTGGCAAATGAACAGAAAATACTCTGGCTTCTCCCGTGATTCTTTAAAACTATCACAGCAAAGTGATGCAGGTGGCCCTCCCCCATTTGAGAAGCTGCAGATCAGGGCTTCCGCACGTCAGTCCACTCATCAAAGAAGATATTCAA ACAACCCTGAAACCTCCAATGgcaagaaatttgaaggcaggGAGTCTCTCATGCCATTGGAAAATAGATCTGTCGTTGGACAGAAGAATCTTGAAATAAAGGAAGATGTTGTGGGAAATAGTTCGGGAACCACTCCACCTACAGGAAAAGATGAGGAAAAACCAACTCGCTCTGAGTCGAGGCCAAAAGAAG TTGCTGATTCTGCACCTGTTCAAAATCAAGCGGCTGCTCAGAAACTCCTCCGAAAGATGAACCAACAAGGGATGCAGAATCAGCATTTTAAAGGTCGAAGAAATAGAGGGAAGGGTAAAGAAGAAGAGGCTCCAGTTTTTACTCTAAATGAATGGCAACAAAGAAATGCCGTTCCGAAGCAGCCAAATATGATTCATGATGAGGAATTGGCATGGCAGCTTCAGAATCAATTTGACTTGGAAGATGCTCATCAT GTACTAGAGGGTCCTAATGAGACAGAAGCAGAAAGAATCAGGAGGAACATGTTCAGTTATGAAAGAGACGATGATAGGAATCATTCAGGGGGATACGGAGGTGGACGGAGGGgtagagggagaggaagagggaggggAAGATCCCGTGGGAGGGGAAGACGTGGTTGA